A single Triticum dicoccoides isolate Atlit2015 ecotype Zavitan chromosome 2A, WEW_v2.0, whole genome shotgun sequence DNA region contains:
- the LOC119353169 gene encoding ACT domain-containing protein ACR2-like isoform X2 translates to MVYGRYGLKENPTVVVYVFHVRDQEGNKVYSKKAINYIEQAICTRDPRRFTVTRLNELASRPDVAAHYTGIEMIGHNRPGIFSEISAVLAEHGCSVMEAHAWSHKDSLACVAFVSDESTSSRISDPNRLASIQDHLGTVLGPGTSMDEDGRSARAHLLGPDGLTSHPERRLHQLMFASKDFDGQPGQVSTAFPMLSLDGYKKGTGAVVSVDRCNDKGYSVVNVECVDRPKLMFDTVCTLTDMQFNVFHASVSSRGPFACQEYYIRHRDGHMLDTLDERCLVVKGVKAAVERRTCEGVKLELCTENTAGLLSYITRVLRENGLTVTQADIAMDGDKMKNTFYVQGISDNKIDMDVVESVRRELDPLPFQVKDDELLSRGQLEGEQVADRNGFCILSLLRSKIERLSHGFISSG, encoded by the exons ATGGTTTATGGACGGTATGGCCTGAAGGAAAATCCAACTGTAGTAGTTTATG TTTTCCATGTGAGAGATCAGGAAGGAAACAAGGTTTACAGTAAGAAGGCCATAAACTATATAGAGCAg GCAATATGTACTAGAGATCCTCGGAGGTTCACAGTGACGAGATTGAATGAGCTTGCGTCTAGACCTGATGTTGCCGCACACTATACGGGAATTGAGATGATTGGCCACAACCGGCCTGGAATTTTCTCTGAGATATCTGCTGTTCTTGCAGAGCATGGGTGTAGTGTTATGGAAGCGCATGCTTGGAGCCACAAGGATAGCTTAGCCTGTGTTGCATTTGTGTCTGATGAATCAACATCATCCCGCATCAGTGATCCAAACCGCTTAGCCTCTATTCAGGACCATCTTGGAACTGTTCTTGGACCTGGTACCTCAATGGATGAAGATGGGCGTAGCGCAAGAGCTCATCTGCTTGGGCCTGATGGCCTGACAAGCCATCCCGAGCGTCGGTTGCACCAGCTAATGTTTGCTAGTAAAGACTTTGATGGACAACCAGGACAGGTATCTACTGCCTTCCCAATGCTTAGTTTGGATGGCTACAAAAAGGGCACGGGGGCAGTGGTCTCTGTTGATCGGTGCAATGACAAAGGATACTCGGTCGTAAATGTGGAATGTGTGGACCGGCCGAAGTTGATGTTTGACACTGTGTGCACGCTTACGGACATGCAATTTAATGTTTTCCATGCCTCGGTTTCTTCCCGTGGGCCTTTTGCCTGTCAG gagtactacatCAGGCACAGGGATGGACATATGCTAGACACTCTGGATGAAAGATGCTTAGTTGTGAAAGGTGTTAAAGCTGCAGTCGAGCGTCGAACTTGTGAG ggtgtGAAGCTGGAGCTATGCACGGAGAATACTGCCGGTCTCCTCTCTTACATCACTAGGGTCCTCCGGGAGAACGGGTTAACTGTTACACAGGCAGACATCGCAATGGACGGGGACAAGATGAAGAACACATTCTACGTCCAAGGCATCTCAGACAACAAGATTGACATGGATGTCGTCGAGTCTGTCAGGAGAGAGCTCGATCCCCTGCCCTTCCAGGTGAAGGATGATGAGCTTCTGTCCCGGGGGCAATTGGAAGGCGAACAGGTGGCCGACAGAAATGGCTTCTGCATCCTTAGCCTGCTGAGGTCCAAGATAGAGAGACTGTCTCATGGTTTCATCTCCTCAGGGTAG
- the LOC119353169 gene encoding ACT domain-containing protein ACR2-like isoform X1: MGRMDVCCAYFDPDYENLNERIYGTRVNVDNESCGKCTVVNVNSRNDHDLLLEVLQVLIGLELSIAKCYISSDGGWFMDVFHVRDQEGNKVYSKKAINYIEQAICTRDPRRFTVTRLNELASRPDVAAHYTGIEMIGHNRPGIFSEISAVLAEHGCSVMEAHAWSHKDSLACVAFVSDESTSSRISDPNRLASIQDHLGTVLGPGTSMDEDGRSARAHLLGPDGLTSHPERRLHQLMFASKDFDGQPGQVSTAFPMLSLDGYKKGTGAVVSVDRCNDKGYSVVNVECVDRPKLMFDTVCTLTDMQFNVFHASVSSRGPFACQEYYIRHRDGHMLDTLDERCLVVKGVKAAVERRTCEGVKLELCTENTAGLLSYITRVLRENGLTVTQADIAMDGDKMKNTFYVQGISDNKIDMDVVESVRRELDPLPFQVKDDELLSRGQLEGEQVADRNGFCILSLLRSKIERLSHGFISSG; encoded by the exons ATGGGGAGAATGGATGTTTGCTGTGCTTACTTCGACCCGGATTATGAGAACCTCAACGAGAGGATTTATGGGACAAG GGTTAATGTGGACAACGAGTCATGTGGTAAATGTACTGTTGTTAAC GTGAACAGTCGAAATGACCATGACCTCCTTCTTGAAGTGCTCCAAGTTTTGATTGGCCTCGAGCTGTCGATCGCAAAATGTTACATATCATCTGACGGCGGATGGTTTATGGACG TTTTCCATGTGAGAGATCAGGAAGGAAACAAGGTTTACAGTAAGAAGGCCATAAACTATATAGAGCAg GCAATATGTACTAGAGATCCTCGGAGGTTCACAGTGACGAGATTGAATGAGCTTGCGTCTAGACCTGATGTTGCCGCACACTATACGGGAATTGAGATGATTGGCCACAACCGGCCTGGAATTTTCTCTGAGATATCTGCTGTTCTTGCAGAGCATGGGTGTAGTGTTATGGAAGCGCATGCTTGGAGCCACAAGGATAGCTTAGCCTGTGTTGCATTTGTGTCTGATGAATCAACATCATCCCGCATCAGTGATCCAAACCGCTTAGCCTCTATTCAGGACCATCTTGGAACTGTTCTTGGACCTGGTACCTCAATGGATGAAGATGGGCGTAGCGCAAGAGCTCATCTGCTTGGGCCTGATGGCCTGACAAGCCATCCCGAGCGTCGGTTGCACCAGCTAATGTTTGCTAGTAAAGACTTTGATGGACAACCAGGACAGGTATCTACTGCCTTCCCAATGCTTAGTTTGGATGGCTACAAAAAGGGCACGGGGGCAGTGGTCTCTGTTGATCGGTGCAATGACAAAGGATACTCGGTCGTAAATGTGGAATGTGTGGACCGGCCGAAGTTGATGTTTGACACTGTGTGCACGCTTACGGACATGCAATTTAATGTTTTCCATGCCTCGGTTTCTTCCCGTGGGCCTTTTGCCTGTCAG gagtactacatCAGGCACAGGGATGGACATATGCTAGACACTCTGGATGAAAGATGCTTAGTTGTGAAAGGTGTTAAAGCTGCAGTCGAGCGTCGAACTTGTGAG ggtgtGAAGCTGGAGCTATGCACGGAGAATACTGCCGGTCTCCTCTCTTACATCACTAGGGTCCTCCGGGAGAACGGGTTAACTGTTACACAGGCAGACATCGCAATGGACGGGGACAAGATGAAGAACACATTCTACGTCCAAGGCATCTCAGACAACAAGATTGACATGGATGTCGTCGAGTCTGTCAGGAGAGAGCTCGATCCCCTGCCCTTCCAGGTGAAGGATGATGAGCTTCTGTCCCGGGGGCAATTGGAAGGCGAACAGGTGGCCGACAGAAATGGCTTCTGCATCCTTAGCCTGCTGAGGTCCAAGATAGAGAGACTGTCTCATGGTTTCATCTCCTCAGGGTAG
- the LOC119358911 gene encoding probable pectinesterase/pectinesterase inhibitor 21 yields the protein MSKGAIIGASTVLVVAVVAAVFVVSFKGNGGDKGDGELTTSVKSVKAFCQPMDYKETCETELTKVGGNATSPTELAKAIFEVTSEKIRKAISESATLEELKSDPRTSGALENCKELLEYAIEDLKTTFDRLGGFEMTDFNKAAADLKTWLSAALTYQETCLDGFANTTTDAAAKMRGALNASQELTEDILAVVDQFSASLGSLNIGKRRLLGEEDGMPYWMNDGKRRLLEAEPSAPEFKPNVTVAADGSGDFKTIKEALAKVPPKSASMYVMYIKAGTYKEYVSVGRPITNLVVIGDGDDKTIITGNKNFKMNITTKDTATMEAIGNGFFMKGVRVENTAGAENHQAVALRVQSDQAVFYQCYFDGYQDTLYTHAQRQFFRDCTVTGTIDFIFGNSQVVIQNCLILPRKPMDNQLNIITAQGRREKRSVGGTVMHNNTIEPHPDFKDSTGKIKTYLARPWKEYSRTIYIQNEIGAFIDPKGWLEWNGDFALETLFYAEVENTGPGADMSQRAKWGGIKTVTYADAQKEYTVEAFIQGEQFIPKYGVPYIPGLLPQSEAGRDH from the exons ATGAGTAAAGGTGCGATCATCGGCGCGTCGACCGTCCTGGTGGTGGCGGTCGTCGCCGCCGTGTTCGTCGTGTCGTTCAAGGGCAACGGCGGCGACAAGGGCGATGGGGAGCTCACCACCTCCGTCAAGTCCGTGAAGGCCTTCTGCCAGCCCATGGACTACAAAGAGACGTGCGAGACGGAGCTGACCAAGGTGGGCGGCAACGCCACGTCGCCGACGGAGCTCGCCAAGGCCATCTTCGAGGTCACCTCGGAGAAGATCAGGAAGGCCATCAGCGAGTCGGCCACCCTGGAGGAGCTCAAGAGCGACCCACGCACGTCGGGGGCCCTCGAGAACTGCAAGGAGCTGCTGGAGTACGCCATCGAGGACCTCAAGACCACCTTCGACCGCCTCGGCGGCTTCGAGATGACCGACTTCAACAAAGCCGCCGCCGACCTCAAGACCTGGCTCAGCGCCGCGCTCACCTACCAGGAGACGTGCCTCGACGGCTTCGCCAACACCACCACCGACGCCGCCGCCAAGATGCGCGGCGCGCTCAACGCCTCCCAGGAGCTCACCGAGGACATCCTCGCCGTGGTCGACCAGTTCTCCGCCTCCCTCGGCAGCCTCAACATCGGGAAGAGGAGGCTGCTAGGGGAGGAGGACGGCATGCCTTACTGGATGAACGACGGGAAGAGGCGGCTGCTGGAGGCCGAGCCCTCCGCACCGGAGTTCAAGCCCAACGTCACCGTCGCCGCTGACGGCAGCGGCGACTTCAAGACCATCAAGGAGGCGCTCGCAAAGGTGCCGCCCAAGAGCGCCTCCATGTACGTCATGTACATCAAGGCCGGCACCTACAAGGAGTACGTCTCCGTGGGCCGCCCTATCACCAACCTCGTCGTcatcggcgacggcgacgacaAGACCATCATCACCGGCAACAAGAACTTCAAGATGAACATCACCACCAAGGACACCGCAACCATGG AGGCAATCGGGAACGGCTTCTTCATGAAGGGCGTGAGGGTGGAGAACACGGCGGGGGCCGAGAACCACCAGGCCGTGGCACTGCGGGTGCAGAGCGACCAGGCCGTCTTCTACCAGTGCTACTTCGACGGGTACCAAGACACGCTCTACACCCACGCGCAACGGCAGTTCTTCCGCGACTGCACCGTCACCGGCACCATCGACTTCATCTTCGGCAACTCCCAGGTGGTCATCCAGAACTGCCTCATCTTGCCGCGCAAGCCCATGGACAACCAGCTCAACATCATCACCGCGCAAGGGCGGCGCGAGAAGCGCTCCGTCGGGGGCACCGTCATGCACAACAACACCATCGAGCCGCACCCGGACTTCAAGGACTCGACGGGCAAGATCAAGACCTACCTGGCGCGGCCATGGAAGGAGTACTCTAGGACCATCTACATCCAGAACGAGATCGGCGCCTTCATCGACCCCAAGGGCTGGCTCGAGTGGAACGGCGACTTCGCCCTCGAGACCCTCTTCTACGCCGAGGTGGAGAACACCGGGCCCGGCGCCGATATGAGCCAGCGCGCCAAGTGGGGCGGCATCAAGACTGTCACCTACGCTGACGCACAAAAGGAGTACACCGTCGAGGCCTTCATCCAGGGCGAGCAGTTCATCCCCAAGTACGGCGTGCCCTACATCCCGGGGCTCCTCCCGCAGTCGGAGGCGGGGAGGGATCATTAA